The following are encoded together in the Plasmodium reichenowi strain SY57 chromosome 3, whole genome shotgun sequence genome:
- a CDS encoding hypothetical protein (conserved Plasmodium protein, unknown function), whose amino-acid sequence MEKTDIGYLKIEDTIKKKLFSNNLKTIEELSTNYLENVNFKEISFIQAELFKQHMKELGLKETQEKGDIKQNVHSIKRYCKDIYSISDHEKYCTRKKKNIYCSYMNKSERFNGNDKDLSSSSTYTSSYNLSSNISCDISNDRSSYISSDTSSELSSDKSTNSSSISSSSSLKSSFYHTQPRMYNPYEGLIHEHNTNMYTSIKCNNINDYVNDKDKKNKKSLPYKKPNSLEENFLIYSDFMKKNIQNKKYYKTTIDSLNDLLCDGIETTQLYYFYGEKTKINKIILINLLYDIIVNNRYDKRRLSINNESIIFIYFSHINDISKILHIVTNKLKRDEQYEYNITEDDILQRFYMLRIKNISEIISFLSYIKQHSLKNKWNVYSDNKNYNNKEENYIKSHHYNNDVHIKMEHGNKYNTHQYNNYIHNKNDRLKNISCITIYNFTNLLKNININNPFDYFYLIRELKIVASMLNIAILIFDVAKHEGVDSNHNNKNNKKELKMKNITTQNEKEYNNTGTTATTRMIIINNNNNNNNNNNNNNNNNNNNNNNNNKCESAVNSHNKFYHNFINQSHQDINQEPYTHIIDNKDIISTQKKKIYMTNMKQNNIHMENYSSDTTSNDTIIYEENSKNSSLSDLTVLNINNNVSNNQHINHFSYTMNNPSNHSIKTINQNNDNITFLYNSNISFRINKIPLPFQIYNNFNIVVQIDLIQKIKKKKFIRFTLIKSQKNIKYLYSYSYIKKNILIDM is encoded by the exons ATGGAGAAGACTGATATAGgatatttaaaaattgaagatacaattaaaaagaaattgttttctaataatttaaaaacaa ttGAAGAGCTAAGCACGAATTATCTGGAAAATGTCAATTTCAAG GAAATAAGCTTCATACAGGCAGAACTTTTCAAACAACATATGAAAGAACTAGGTTTAAAGGAGACTCAAGAAAAAGGTGATATTAAACAAAATGTACATTCAATTAAAAGATACTgtaaagatatatattcaataaGTGATCatgaaaaatattgtacgagaaagaaaaagaatatatattgttcttatatgaataaatcTGAACGTTTTAATGGGAACGATAAAGATCTTTCTTCCTCTTCGACATATACTTCATCTTATAATTTGTCATCTAACATATCATGTGACATATCAAATGATAGGTCATCTTATATTTCGTCTGATACATCATCTGAATTATCATCTGATAAGTCAACAAATTCGTCTAGCATTTCATCCAGCTCATCATTAAAGTCCTCCTTTTATCACACACAACCTAGGATGTATAATCCGTACGAAGGACTAATACATGAAcataatacaaatatgtACACATCCATCAAGTgcaataatattaatgattatgtgaatgataaagataagaagaataaaaaaagtcTTCCATATAAAAAACCAAACTCATTAGAAGAAaattttttgatatattcagactttatgaaaaagaatatacaaaataagaaatattataaaacaaCAATTGATTCTttaaatgatttattatgtGATGGTATAGAGACAACACagttatattatttttacgGTGAAAAgacaaaaataaataaaattattctaatcaatttattatatgatattattgTTAACAATAGATATGATAAAAGACGTTTGTCGATCAATAATGAGTccataatatttatatattttagtcatattaatgatatatCTAAGATACTTCATATTgtaacaaataaattaaaaagagatgaacaatatgaatataatataacagAGGATGATATCCTACAACGTTTCTATATGTTAcgaattaaaaatatttcagaaattatatcctttttatCTTATATTAAACAGCATTcattgaaaaataaatggaATGTATATTctgataataaaaattataataataaagaagaaaacTACATAAAAAGTCATCATTACAATAATGATGTACATATAAAGATGGAACAtggaaataaatataatactcatcaatataataattatatacataataaaaatgatagactaaaaaacatttcttgtataactatatataattttactaatttattaaaaaatataaatatcaataatccctttgattatttttaccTCATAAGAGAATTAAAAATTGTGGCAAGTATGTTAAATATAGCTATCCTCATTTTTGATGTTGCAAAACATGAAGGGGTGGATAGTAACcacaataataaaaataataaaaaggaattaaaaatgaaaaatataacaactcaaaatgaaaaagaatataacAACACCGGCACGACGGCAACGACCAGGATGATCatcataaataataataataataataataacaacaacaacaacaacaacaacaacaacaataataataataataataataataaatgtgaAAGTGCCGTAAATAGTCACAATAAATTTTAccataattttattaatcaATCTCATCAAGATATAAACCAGGAACCTTATACTCATATTATagataataaagatattatatcaacacaaaaaaaaaaaatatatatgaccAACAtgaaacaaaataatattcatatggAAAATTATTCTAGTGATACTACAAGTAATGATACCATTATCTATGAAgaaaattcaaaaaatagTAGCCTCTCAGATTTAACagtattaaatattaataataatgtttcAAATAATCAAcatataaatcatttttcttataCTATGAATAATCCTAGTAACCATAGtataaaaacaattaatcaaaataatgataatataactttcttatataattcaaatatCTCTTTTCGTATTAACAAAATACCCTTACCATTCCAAATTTATAACAACTTTAATATTGTTGTACAAATTGACCTTATACaaaaaatcaaaaagaaaaaattcATTAGATTTACTCTTATCAAatcacaaaaaaatattaaatatcTCTATTcttattcttatattaaaaaaaatatattaattgaTATGTAG
- a CDS encoding hypothetical protein (conserved Plasmodium protein, unknown function), which produces MNNEKKTEFRLDQSTASNGLFTVIERKPLSSLENNESLNFSNFNEQLNPSVVDTLKKKEDFNNDSNNVDNMNNSNNQSDSICGIYRLNSSQLLNDNLDNTLSRISYVDEDVSSFFDSDKEEELYFDNDISTLGSCYSINTPNKIYKKKKTRNSMNGIHAHGKEQINLLLEKNEEKKNSPFIHNKKEEKNNIYYKPEEGLNEDYYDIMNKKKKKKKKKSSFLKDHYFKENINATNDDINIHSMVSNHHSDHSDHSNKSEKLPNEKIVSIKNNNEEKAIRLNKNIYRVVNINKEEEKNNKESFIRRITQIRRSMINEKNFQRNEDDHRHKYDKKYDHGDGHHYKYDKKYDHGDGHHHKYDKKYDHSDGHHYKYDKKYDHSDGHHHKYDKKYDHGDGHHHKYDKKYDHGDGHHHKYDEKYDHGDGHHHKYDEKYDPSDGYHHHNHLYKYDKKYDHNDKDKIEHHNDVVDQDEHVEHEETNDKNSPSNNYSNYNNRFSEGYILKRDNKLARYNSDKRVKYKQLNSDEGYENVLKYTNKEKYSNVDSDIYYREQDYPEYYNDVPSRYNDYYNRVSNRNDKKNELNENSYYYKNIKYNEKNMFMKNNDDKENEPYPEVHYNDDKYIDNQYDDRYYNVNRDQYHFYDDEENVHKSKYMNKNYYNDYKDYYNKGNALNNYYEKEKLKRYSSFDEKVDIKRGDENDYIYNNNNNNNNNNNMDEKIHTLDKNNMYVDKNNIYDDKNNMYDDKNNMYVDKNKMYDDKNKMYDDKNKMYDDKNKMYDDKNNYGYNHHIVGGTNTTTYLKNLPKKSYKRREESGEINNESMNLESGEEEYRMMQKKKNTTFKHVDENNMYYKHNELLNEYNTIDDTDNLNNNINRNRNIYMHENRISNQQNNKFNLNNNELEADEKKNKMDNMFYNKERNYIINNQEYNKNYIYRNEYYKNEKNVYLDSYPYEMVEHKNKYTSNMNNKYDNKDSSYLYDDGSSSFNNKKYTKLIIKDNLCNNKYKHNNYDNHNNIDGNDVYYKHPYDIEEGRAYDKNYYHDNELNDHYLNYSDNYMNTKVNIHEDHNKNIDDNNMLYNNMNLTDENNNNNNHNDNNNNDKYNDDNNNNNNNKYHVMNQRNIYPNNIPMNYVGDINEDKNNYSLSDKQNIPPSDEKREENSRNFINETNKDEKENVNNMNNLNIVNNNMKNFIVPNMNGMVLPTTSVPANVIPANVIPANVVPANVIPTNVIPANVVPANVLPTNVVPANVVPANVVPANVVPANVVPANIVPNVPITNNNIQNNNNLENINKTNDNPAPPVKRKRGRPKMKKNPPEETQPTDLASNSNASSSYQATNTNIQNMNLNNLNPNLVNDMNQPLYTNLNTIINPPFNNQLANTVINLPLDQQVVQPLGHQVGQPLGQAINYQVIPPPQTIGQQLAEPINQQLNHQLSQQMNQQMNQQMNQQMNQQMNQQMNQQMNQQMNQQINQQISHQMNAQLDQQMNHQMSHQLNHQLNHQLNHQLNHQMNQQLNQQLNQQLNQQLNQPLSMTMNQPFNHPALYNNTNKPLNPSLYVVSNMMNNNYNGNLTEEQMGPMFNNHDNEQGNNLDPNFYHRNMEQTKSQNDDFSYEDEEEMNRNNKKNTRSSVSESEGQHSEKEFSKIHKRRGRRRKKDIEQYSNEFKQNNNQDNINQDTREENKSDPGYSTFVDENNKTVSYRVSYHPADAVWEKISGVKFGPMILTAQSRTTNVILSKKRSIELGNILHNLIYGYIYKGDNVRLTIGKESKNVKSGSPFFLPSFMDCSIHNDDDSGSAKIFLCFVYLN; this is translated from the exons atgaataatgaaaagaaaacCGAATTC aGGCTTGATCAATCAACGGCTAGCAATGGTTTATTTACTGTTATAGAAAGAAAGCCCTTATCGTCCTT GGAAAACAATGAGAGCCTTAATTTTAGTAACTTTAATGAACAGTTAAATCCATCTGTTGTTGATactttaaaaaagaaagaggactttaataatgatagtaataatgttgataatatgaataatagtaataatcAGAGTGATAGTATATGTGGAATATACAGATTAAACAGCTCACAGTTATTAAACGACAACCTAGACAATACTCTAAGTAGAATAAGTTATGTAGATGAGGACGTGTCCTCTTTTTTTGATTCTGATAAAGAAGAGGAActttattttgataatgACATTTCTACTCTTGGTTCATGTTATTCTATAAATACAcctaataaaatatataaaaagaagaaaacaCGGAATAGTATGAACGGTATACATGCACATGGAAAAGAACAgattaatttattattagaaaaaaatgaagagaAAAAGAACTCACcatttattcataataagaaggaagaaaaaaataatatatattataaaccTGAAGAAGGATTAAATGAagattattatgatataatgaacaagaaaaaaaaaaaaaaaaaaaaaaaaagttcTTTCTTAAAAGATCattattttaaagaaaatataaatgctactaatgatgatataaatatacattcTATGGTATCAAATCATCATAGTGATCATTCAGATCATAGTAATAAAAGTGAAAAATTGCCTAATGAAAAAATCGTAtctattaaaaataataatgaagaaaaagCTATAAGactaaataaaaatatttatagggtagttaatattaataaagaagaggagaaaaataataaagaaagtTTTATAAGAAGAATTACACAAATAAGGAGAAGCATGATCAATGAAAAGAATTTTCAACGAAATGAAGATGATCATCGCcataaatatgataagaAGTATGATCATGGTGATGGtcatcattataaatatgataagaAGTATGATCATGGTGATGGTCATCatcataaatatgataaaaagtATGATCATAGTGATGGtcatcattataaatatgataaaaagtATGATCATAGTGATGGTCATCatcataaatatgataaaaagtATGATCATGGTGATGGTCATCatcataaatatgataaaaagtATGATCATGGTGATGGTCATCATcataaatatgatgaaaagTATGATCATGGTGATGGTCATCATcataaatatgatgaaaagTATGATCCTAGTGATGgttatcatcatcataatcatctttataaatatgataaaaagtATGATCATAATGATAAGGACAAAATAGAACATCATAATGATGTAGTAGATCAAGATGAACATGTAGAGCATGAAGAAACGaatgataaaaatagtCCATCCAATAATTAttcaaattataataatagatTTAGTGAAGGTTATATTCTTAAAAGAGATAATAAATTGGCTAGATATAATAGTGATAAACGAGtgaaatataaacaattaAATAGTGATGAGGGATATgaaaatgttttaaaatatacaaataaagaaaaatattccAATGTAGATTCcgatatatattatagaGAACAGGATTATCcagaatattataatgatgtTCCATCACGATATAATGATTATTACAATCGTGTATCTAATAGAAATgataagaaaaatgaattaaatgaaaattcttattattataaaaatataaaatataatgaaaaaaatatgtttatgaaaaataatgatgataaagaaaatgaacCATATCCTGAGGTTcattataatgatgataaatatatagataatcAATATGATGATAGATATTATAATGTTAATCGGGATCAGTACCATTtttatgatgatgaagaaaatgtGCATAAAtctaaatatatgaataaaaattattacaatGATTATAAAGATTATTACAATAAAGGAAATgctttaaataattattatgagaaagaaaaattaaaacgATATAGTTCATTTGATGAAAAGGTTGATATTAAAAGAGGTGATgaaaatgattatatatataataataataataataataataataataataatatggacgaaaaaatacacacattagataaaaataatatgtatgttgataaaaataatatatatgatgataaaaataatatgtatgatgataaaaataatatgtatgttgataaaaataaaatgtatgatgataaaaataaaatgtatgatgataaaaataaaatgtatgatgataaaaataaaatgtatgatgataaaaataattatggATATAATCATCATATTGTAGGAGGAACCAATACAACGAcatatttgaaaaatttACCAAAGAAGAGTTATAAGAGAAGAGAAGAAAGTGGTGAGATAAATAATGAAAGTATGAATTTAGAATCTGGAGAAGAAGAATATCGAATGATgcagaaaaaaaaaaataccaCATTTAAACATGTcgatgaaaataatatgtattataaacataatgAACTATtgaatgaatataatacaatTGACGACACAGATAAtctaaataataatattaataggaataggaatatatatatgcatgAAAATCGAATTAGCAAtcaacaaaataataaattcaatcttaataataatgaacTGGAGGCAgacgaaaaaaaaaataaaatggataacatgttttataataaagagagaaattatataataaataatcaagaatataataaaaattatatttatagaaatgaatattataaaaacgaaaaaaatgtatatcTTGATAGTTATCCATATGAAATGGTTGAACACAAAAACAAATACACATCTAAcatgaataataaatatgataataaagattcttcttatttatatgatgatggttcttcatcttttaataataaaaaatatactaaattaataataaaggaTAATTTGTGtaacaataaatataaacataataattatgataatcACAATAATATTGATGGAAATGATGTATATTACAAACATCCTTATGATATAGAAGAAGGAAGAGcatatgataaaaattattatcatgatAATGAATTAAATGATCACTATTTAAATTATAGTGATAACTACATGAATACAAAAGTTAATATACATGAAgatcataataaaaatattgatgataataatatgttatataataatatgaacttgacggatgaaaataataataataataatcataatgataataataataatgataaatataatgatgataataataataataataataataaatatcatGTAATGAATcaaagaaatatatatccaaACAATATCCCTATGAACTATGTTGGAGatataaatgaagataaaaataattatagtCTGTCagataaacaaaatatcCCACCTAGTGATGAGAAACGAGAAGAAAATTCGAGAAATTTTATAAACGAAACCAATAAAGATGAAAAggaaaatgtaaataatatgaataatttaaatatagtcaataataatatgaaaaattttataGTACCAAATATGAATGGAATGGTTCTTCCTACTACAAGTGTACCAGCTAATGTGATACCAGCTAATGTGATACCCGCTAATGTTGTACCAGCTAATGTGATACCCACTAATGTGATACCCGCTAATGTTGTACCAGCTAATGTGTTACCCACTAATGTGGTACCCGCTAATGTGGTACCCGCTAATGTGGTACCTGCTAATGTGGTACCTGCTAATGTGGTACCCGCTAATATAGTACCAAATGTACCCattacaaataataatattcaaaataataataacttGGAAAACATAAACAAAACTAATGATAACCCAGCACCACCTgttaaaagaaaaagggGACGACctaaaatgaaaaaaaacCCACCGGAAGAAACACAACCTACTGATTTGGCTAGTAACAGTAATGCTTCTTCATCATATCAAGCTACTAATACAAATATTCAGAATATGAATCTAAATAATTTGAATCCTAATCTCGTAAATGATATGAATCAACCTTTATATACTAATCTTAATACAATTATCAATCCACCATTTAATAATCAACTAGCCAATACTGTTATAAATCTTCCTTTAGATCAGCAGGTTGTACAACCATTAGGACACCAAGTGGGGCAACCCCTTGGTCAGGCAATAAATTATCAGGTAATTCCCCCACCTCAGACAATAGGACAACAGCTAGCTGAACCGATCAACCAGCAGTTGAATCATCAGCTAAGTCAACAAATGAATCAACAAATGAATCAGCAAATGAATCAGCAAATGAATCAACAAATGAATCAGCAAATGAATCAACAAATGAATCAACAAATGAATCAACAAATAAATCAACAGATAAGTCATCAAATGAATGCACAGTTAGATCAGCAAATGAATCATCAAATGAGCCATCAATTAAACCATCAATTAAACCATCAATTAAACCATCAATTAAACCACCAAATGAATCAACAATTAAATCAACAATTAAATCAACAACTAAATCAACAACTAAATCAACCTTTAAGTATGACCATGAATCAACCATTCAACCATCCTgctttatataataatacaaataaacCATTGAATCCTTCCTTATACGTAGTATCTAATATGATGaacaataattataatggAAACTTGACGGAAGAGCAAATGGGGCCAATGTTTAATAATCATGATAACGAACAAGGAAATAATTTGGATCCAAACTTTTATCATAGAAATATGGAACAAACGAAAAGTCAAAACGATGATTTTTCTTATgaagatgaagaagaaatgaacagaaataataaaaagaatacaCGATCTTCTGTAAGTGAATCAGAAGGACAACATTCTGAGAAAGAATTTTCAAAAATTCATAAAAGAAGGggaagaagaagaaaaaaagatattGAGCAGTATTCTAATGAatttaaacaaaataataaccaagataatataaatcaGGATACTAGAGAGGAGAATAAAAGTGATCCTGGATATTCAACTTTTgttgatgaaaataataagacAGTTTCATACA GAGTTTCATATCATCCAGCAGATGCTGTTTGGGAAAAAATATCAGGTGTCAAG TTTGGTCCCATGATATTAACAGCTCAAAGCAGAACAACGAATGTTATACTGTCGAAAAAAAGATCAATAGAATTAGGAAATATTTTGCACAACCtaata tatggatatatatataaaggaGATAATGTTAGGCTTACCATAGGAAAAGAATCAAAAAATGTAAAGAGTGGTTCTCCTTTTTTCTTACCTAGTTTTATGGACTGCAGTATACACAACGACGACGA CTCTGGGTCCGctaaaatatttttatgttttgtTTACCTAAATTAA